AGAGATGGCGGCATTAAGTTATGACAAGTACAAAAAAAACGACATCGAAGATGTCGCTTATTTTGAACCTTTTTATTTAAAAGATTTTGTGGTTACTCCAGAGAAAAAGAAAGTTTAACCTTCTTTTTGTATCTCCACCGAATGTGGATAAGGAATTTCAATTCCTGCCTTATCTAGAGCTATTTTTACATTTTCAGTAGTACCAAAGTATACATCCCAGTAATCAGCTGTGTTTACCCAAGGACGTACGGCAAAATTAACCGAGCTATCTGCCAATTCAGATACATTAACAGAAGGAGCAGGGTCTTGTAATACTTTTGAGTTAGAAGTTAAAACTTCCATTAAAATTTCTTTGGTTTGTTTAATGTCCGCGTCATAAGATACTCCGAAAGTTAAATCAACACGTAGCTTACCTTCAGCGGTATAATTAATAATATTCCCATTAGATAAAGCTCCGTTAGGAATAATAGCTAATTTGTTTCCAGGAGTATTTAAATGGGTCGTAAAAATTTGAATTTCTTTAACAGCCCCGGTAATTCCTTGAGCTTCGATTAAATCGCCAACTTTAAAAGGTTTAAAAATCATAATTAGTGCTCCTCCTGCAAAATTAGATAACGAACCCTGTAAAGCTAAACCAATAGCTAAACCAGCAGCACCAATAATCGCAGCAAAAGAAGTTGTGGCAACACCAAGCTTAGAAACTACAGTAACAAATAATAAAGCCTTTAAAGCCCAGCTTAATAAATCTGCTAAAAACTTTTGTAACGTAATATCTACGTTTTGCCTTTTCATTATTCTTTTAGCTGCTTTAACAATAAATTTAATTATAAATAAACCTACAATTAAAATAGCCAAAGCGGTTAGCACTTTAGGTGTGTACTCTACTAATAAGTCTTGAATTTTATTCCAATACTTTTCCATGTTTAAAATTTAAAAAATTAATAATTGATTATTTGAGTTAATGGTAGTAGTGGTTTTTAGTTAAAGTTTAGAAAAGCAAAAATACTAAACCTAGTAATGCAGGTATCGATTGTACAAAGAAAATTCTTGGTTTTTTTGTAGAATAGGCTCCGTAGATACCAGCTACAAACACACAGCATAGGAAAAAGATAGCTACGTCAGTTTTTTGACTTATCATAGCCCAAATTAACCCAGCGGCTAGAAAACCATTATACAATCCTTGATTGGCTGCCAAAGTTTTAGTTTCTTCCGCAAATTCCTTACTTTTTAAACCGAAAGTTTTAATTCCTTTGGGTTTGGTCCAAAGAACCATTTCTAAAATAACGATGTAAATATGAATTAGAGCAACTAATCCAATTAAAATGTATTGTAATGTATTCATGCTTTCAAAGATAAAAAAAGCAGTTTTGAGAATCCAAAACTGCCAGTAGTATAGTTTTTATATTTAGTTTATTACTTTACTTCAAAAGTAACCTTAAGGTTTACTCTGAATTCGCTTACCTCATCATCGTTAACTACAACACTCTGCGATTGTACAAAAGCAGATTTGATGTTTTTAACCGACTTCGAAGCTTGCTTAATAGCTTTTTTAGTTGCGTCTTCCCAACTTTTTTCTGAGTTTGCTAAAATCTCAATAACTTTCATTACTGCCATAATAATTTTTTTTAGTTAAAAATGAGTTTGAATATACTAATTTTTTGGGAGCTAGAGGAGTAGCAAAAATAGGGGTATTTATCTCTATGTTAACTTAATGTTATGTAAATGTTTGTTTTTTGTAAAAAAATACATATATTTGTAATGTTAGTGTTAATAATTAAAGTGTTGAATATGAAAAAAATAGTTGTAATAGCATGTATGTTGTCGGCTGCTTTAATGCAAGCTCAAGAAATAACGCCTAAATATGAAAAGGCAGGAGATATGGTAAAAGTAACTTCTTACTATGAAAATGGTAAAGTTAAAGAACAAGGTTTCTTTAAGAATAAGAAGTTAGAAGGTACTTGGGTTACTTACGATAACGAAGGAAACAAAACGGCTATTGCACACTATGATCAAGGTAAGAAAGTAGGAAAATGGTTCTTATGGCATAAAGATGGTTTGAAAGAAGTGAATTATGAAAATAATGCCGTAGCCAGCGTTCAACACTGGAAAGAGTCTACTAATATTGCAATAAAATAATTGTTCAACCAAATATTCTTGGTTATATAAAAAAGGTCAGGTTTTTACCTGACCTTTTTATTTTCTTCCAAAATCTGCGGGAATCTCTCCCCAAGCTTTGGTTTCCCATTTTATAAGAGGATTCTTATAAGTATTGTTTTGAAGCCAAGTTTCGGCTCTTTTTATTAAATCTAGTATTTCTTTATTTGAGCTATCGAAAACAATATTAGTTCTGCATTGCTTTTTTTTAACCCAACTCATTGCAATTTTAGAATCTGAATAGATAGGAGTAGTTTCCATTTTTTTACTCTTTAACAAAGCAATTCCGTGCACTAAAGCTAAAAATTCTCCAATATTATTGGTGCCATTTTTAAAAGGGCCCATTTTAAAGATTTCTTTTTTAGATTTAGTAAATACACCTCTGTACTCCATAAGTCCAGGGTTTCCTGAGCATGCAGCGTCAACAGAAATGGTATCTAATAGAGGAGTGCCATATTTGGCTTTTTCAGAAGCAGAAAGTGTGGGCTTTTTAGTATCCTTTCCTTTATAGTCTTCATATTTTTTTTTCAAAGCAATCTCTGCTTCATCTTTACTAGAAAAAGCTTTGTATTGTGCTCCTTGAAAGCCGTCAATTTGTTTTTTGCAAGTTTCCCAAGTAGAAAAAACACCGGTTTTTTTTCCTTTCCAAACTACATAGTATTTCTTTTTTTTAGCCATGCTTAATAATTACTTCTTCAATTACTTTAGGAAAATGCTTGTATTCTAACTCATGAACTTTTGCTGCAATGGTTTCTGGAGTGTCATTTTCTGAAAGAGTAGTAGAAGCTTGAAAAATGATGGCTCCTTCATCATAATTTTCATTTACATAATGAATAGTAATCCCAGTTTCAGGCTCGTTTTGTTCTTTTACAGCTTTATGAACATGCATACCGTACATGCCTTTTCCTCCAAATTTTGGCAGTAAGGCAGGATGAATATTGATTATTTTGTCAGGGAACGCCTCAACAATTTTTGAAGGAATTCTCCATAAAAAGCCTGCCAAAACAATAAAATCGGCCTCAACATGTAAGAAATTTAATACAGTATCTTCTTTGGTAAAGTTCTCTTTATCAAAAAGTGAAGCCTCTATATTTAAGCGTTCACATCGCTCAAAAACTTTGGCATGCTCATTGTTAGACAGCACATGAGTAACAGTAGCAATCTTAGAAGAATTGAAATAATTGATGATATTTTCGGCATTGCTTCCGGATCCAGAAGCAAAAATTACAATGCGTTTCATGGTTTTTTGTTGTATTGTTACTGCAAAAAAAAGAATAATTATTAACAACAAGGGCAACAATAACAAAAGATTAAAGGATTTTTTTTATTTTAGACATCACATTTTTTAGCAAAAATTAGAATTAAAAATTAAGATTTGTATTTTTGCCCCGATTTTAAATTTTAAAACTTATAAAATTATGTCAGACATTGCATCAAGAGTAAAGGCAATTATCGTAGACAAATTAGGAGTAGACGATAACGAAGTAACTACAGAAGCTAGCTTCACAAACGATTTAGGAGCAGATTCTTTAGATACTGTTGAGTTAATCATGGAGTTCGAAAAAGAATTTGATATTCAAATTCCAGATGATCAAGCTGAAAATATCGCTACTGTAGGTCAAGCGGTAAATTATATTGAAGAAGCAAAAAAATAATTTATATGCAATTAAAGCGAGTTGTAGTAACTGGACTTGGCGCATTAACGCCAATAGGAAACAATAAAGAACAATATTGGAACGGCTTAGTTAACGGAGTTAGCGGAGCAGCACCTATAACGTATTTTGATGCTGCCAAGTTCAAAACTCGTTTTGCATGTGAGTTGAAAGACTTTAACGTGAATGATTTCATACATAGGAAAGAATCACGTAGAATGGATAAGTTTACACAATATGCAATGGTGGCTTCAGATGAAGCGATTGCAGATTCGAAGTTAAACTTAGACGAAGTAAACAAATTACGCGTAGGTGTAATTTGGGGAGCAGGAATTGGAGGTTTAGAAACTTTCCAAGAAGAGGTATTGAATTATTCAAAAGGAGATGGAACTCCTAAATTCAATCCTTTCTTTATCCCAAAAATGATTGCAGATATTGCTCCAGGAAACATTTCTATTAAAAATGGATTTATGGGGCCAAATTATACAACAGTATCTGCATGTGCATCATCTGCTAATGCAATGATTGATGCATTGAACTACATTCGCTTAGGACACTGTGATGTAGTTGTAACTGGTGGTTCTGAAGCTGCGGTTACAATTGCAGGTATGGGAGGTTTTAATGCAATGCACGCGTTATCTACTAATAACGAAAACCCAGAAAAAGCGTCAAGACCTTTTGATGCTACAAGAGATGGTTTTGTTTTAGGAGAAGGAGCTGGAGCTATTGTATTAGAAGAATACGAACATGCCAAAGCACGTGGAGCTAAGATTTATGCAGAAGTTGTTGGTGGAGGATTATCTTCTGATGCTCACCATATGACTGCACCACATCCAGAAGGAATCGGTGTAATTGCAGTAATGAAGAACTGTTTAGAAAATGCAGGTTTACAACCAGAAGATGTAGATCATATTAATACACATGGTACATCAACTCCATTAGGTGATGTTGCTGAATTAAAAGCGATTTCAGAGGTTTTTGGAGATCATGCGAAGAATATTAATATCAACTCTACAAAATCAATGACAGGGCACTTATTAGGAGCTGCTGGAGCTATTGAAGCTATTGCTACCATTTTAGCAATGGAACATGGAGAAGTTCCTCCTACAATTAACCATGCTACAGTTGATGAGAATATCAATCCAGAGTTAAACTTAACGCTTAATAAATCTCAAAAAAGAGAAATTAAAGTAGCTATCAGTAATACATTTGGTTTTGGAGGGCACAATGCTTGTGTTGCATTTAAAAAATTAGCGGAATAATATATGAATTTCCTTCGTAGAATAGTAAGACCACAATCAACAGACGATGAGGATTTTTACTATGAACTAAAGGAATTGCTAAATTTTAAGCCCATAAAGCTTTCTTATTATAAAAAGGCTTTTATACATCGATCAATGAAAATGGTTGATGGTAAAGGGAATCCTATAAATTACGAACGATTAGAGTTTTTAGGAGACGCCATTTTAGGATCTGTGGTATCTTCATATCTCTATAAACAATCACCAGATGGTAATGAAGGGTATTTAACCCAAATGAGATCTAAGATTGTTAGCAGAGAACACTTGAATACTTTAGGGAAAGATTTAGAGCTGATACGCTTTGTAAAAAGTAATATTGCTAAAGAACATATTAGTGATAATATACATGGTAATATATTTGAAGCTTTTATAGGAGCTATTTATTTAGATAGAGGATATAATTATTGTCATCAATTCATTTATGAACAGGTAATTTTACGCTATGTAGATATAGAACGCTTAGAAGGTAAAATTTCGAGTTATAAGGGGTATATCATTGAGTGGTGTCAAAAAAACAAGAAGAAGTATAATTTTCAGTCCTACGAAGATACTGGGAATCAAAATAAAAAGCACTTTAGTGTTCGAATTAGTATAGACGGTACCGTTATGGCAAAAGGAAGAGCAACTTCTAAAAAGAAAGCAGAGGAAATTGCAGCCAAAAGAGTATACTATGCTATGCAAAATCAAATGAAAAATTCCTAACTTCTTAAGAAAACGTTTTCGTTAATTTCACAAATTCTTTTCATTTCATTCCTTAACTTAGCAAAAAACAAATTGTTGTTTTTATGCAAGCTTATTCGTTAGAAATCAATGATTTTTGGTGTGCTGAATATACATTAATCGGTATTCACACGCCCTTAAATGACTATAAACTTGCCTATAAGTTAAATCAAATCTTAGATATAAGATTGATTAAAGCCAGTTATGAATTAGACTTCGAAGATAATTTTAATAAGTCTTCGTATCCAATTTTTGATTATTTAGATAAAGAATTAGATAATAGCTGGTTTTTAATAACAAATGTTTTTAAAGAAAAAAGAAAAACAGATGGTATCGGGTTATTTGAAGAAAGTTACTTTAAAACCTTTCTAATACCAGAAAAGAAGAAAGTAGATTACTTTTTAAAAATTGAAGGAGATTTAGATTATGAGTTTATCATAAAAATGGTTGATAAGATTAATCAAATTCCACAAATTTTAACCTCATATACTATAGATTCTGAAACACTAAAATCTAAAGAGAACTTAATTTTTTAAGATATGCCACATAACAAAAAGACGAAAATAGTAGCAACATTAGGACCCGCAACAAACACGAAGGAGATTTTAGCTGAAATGGGAGCAGCAGGGGTTAATGTTTTTCGTATTAACTTTTCACATGCAGATTATGATGTTGTAAAGGAACGCGTTCGTCAGATTCGTGAGATAAATGAAGAACGAGGATATAATGTAGCAATTTTAGCTGATTTGCAAGGGCCTAAACTTCGTGTAGGAGTTATGGAAGACGATGTAATATTGAAGGATAATGATACTTTTATATTTACAACTGAAGAGTGCACTGGTACGGCAGAAAAAGCATATATGACCTATCAACGTTTTCCTAAAGATGTAAAGGTAGGAGAGAAAATTTTAGTTGATGATGGAAAACTGATGTTTGAAGTTGTATCAACGGATAAATCAAAAGAAGTAATTACTAAAGTATTAGTAGGAGGGCCGTTAAAATCTAAAAAAGGAGTTAACTTACCAAATACCAATATTTCATTGCCAGCTTTAACTGAAAAGGATAAAAAAGATGTAGTTTTTGCACTAGAACAAGAAGTAGATTGGATTGCTTTATCGTTTGTAAGAACCCCTGAGGATTTACGTATGTTACGTGATCTAATCAAGCAGAAATCACGTTATAGAGTACCGGTAATAGCAAAAATAGAAAAACCAGAAGCAGTTGAGAATATTGACGCACTAATACCATATTGCGACGGTTTAATGGTGGCTCGTGGTGATTTAGGAGTAGAGGTGCCTATGCAAGATGTACCATTGATACAAAAGAGTTTAGTTCAAAGAGCAAAACAAGCAAGACTTCCTGTAATTATTGCTACACAAATGATGGAAACTATGATTGAAAATCCTGTACCTACAAGAGCAGAGGTTAACGATGTAGCGAATTCAATAATGGACGGTGCAGATGCTGTAATGTTATCTGGAGAAACTTCTGTAGGAAAGCATCCAGTGAAGGTAATCAAGAAAATGACTGAGATCATTGGAAGTGTTGAGTTTTCACCATTGATTAAAGTACCGCATAACCCTCCTCACATCAGAACGAATCGATTTATTACAAAATCTGTTTGTCATCATGCAGCTCAAATGGCAGATGATATTAAAGCTGCAGCTATTTCTACATTAACAAATAGTGGATATACAGCGTTTCAAATTTCAGCCTGGAGACCAAAATCGCATGTAATAGCTTTTACCTCTGAAAAAAGAATCTTAGGAAAGTTAAATTTACTTTGGGGAGTAAGAGCATACTTTTATGACCGAGATTTAAGTACAGATGATACTATTGATGATATTAACGAAATTATTAGAGAAAAAGGTTTTGTGAAGTCAGGAGATTTTATAATTAATTTATCTTCTATGCCAGTAGAAGCAAAAGGAATGGTAAACACTTTACGTGTATCTAGTATAGATTAGAAATAAACATATTTTAAATAAAAGAGGCGTTACTTTATCAGTAGCGCCTCTTTTTGTTTTATAGTTTTATCTTTCTAGAAGATATAATGGCATCATTGGTAACAAACGGCATTGGCATCATTACTTCTGTTCTGGGTTGTATATTCAATGATGGGTTCGATAATAAGTCATAAGAAATTTCATTCAATGTAAGATTAGGTGTTTCATTTTTATCTAATACGAATGAAAGATTTAGGCTGGTATCTGTATTACCCATTTGATATATTAAAAGGGTACCCTTATTGGTAAAAGGTTGTCCTTTATTAACTAAAGCATTGTTGGCAGTTAATTTCTGTATGCTTAAAGGAGTGGTGTTTACTAATTCATACTTATTTATTGCTCTCTGTGGAAGAATATTAATATCAATATGTCTTAGGTTTTCTATTATGGTATCTTTAGCAATGGTAACAATTGAGTTTTTAAGTTCAACATGCTTTGCTTTTTTATGATAGTTAAATAGGGTATTATATTTACTTTTTCCTTCTGCGAAAGAAATACTTCCTTCTTTATAATCTTTATCAAATACTTGTTTTGTATAATTATCTAAGTTTTTATTGTAAGTTCCCCAATAGGCTTCTTTAGAGTCTTGATTTTGTATATATACTAGACTATTCGGAAACTTTTTATCTACAGAAAACCCACTATGGTAAAAAGCAAGAATGAATACAATAATCGTAGCAAATCCAGTTATAGATTGAAGTCTATTTTTCTGTTTTTGTTCATGAAAAATTGGTAATAAAAAAACAATAATCAAAATGGTTAAAATAGAAGCTACGAATAGAATTTTTAATCCTAACGCTATAGGAAATAATTCAACCATTGGACTAAAAATATATACTGTAGGAATACCAATAATGGCAAAAAGTAAGGACTTATTCGCTTTTTTAATGTCCATAAAAATTAGGATAGACAAAATTAAAAGAGATGAATATATTGGGATAATCAAAAATCCAGCTCCTTGTAAATATTGATACACCAATGTATTGATAAGTAGCCCTAGAAGAATAGGAGCAATAAATAAATCGGTAGTTTTTTCTTTACTAAAATGATTGTAAATTTTAAAAGTAATCCAAAGGCTTAAAAAAACTGTGGCAAGAATATAGTAATGACCATTGTAGGTAAAACCATGTAAAATATCATTATATTTAGGATGAATTACCAATATTAATTTCCAAAGCAGGTAAGAAATACCACCTCCTATAAATAATGAAGCTAATAAAGGAAGAAACCCTTTAAACATGCCTTGTAGTGTAATTCTTCCTCTTTTCAATCCAATAAGAATTAAAAGTACAAGAGCCGCAAAACCTACAACCAGCATTGGCAAAATCCAACTGAAAGGATAGCTTAACAGTTTTAAAAAGGGAAAGTTTAAATAAATATAATCTTCATTACTATGAAAGTCATTTAAATTGGCTTCAGAAAAGTACTTCAATGTGGTTACCAAATAATCTGCTTGGTGCAATAAAGATTCTTTATTCATTCTATCATAAGAGTCTTGTGCGGTATGATAGTCAAAATGATCATCAATAAAAGCAAAATTGAATCCGTTGATATTTGCATTTTCTCTAAAAATAGTTAAATCTGTGTCGTTTGGTAGCTTTTTGTATACACTATACATTAAAGAACTGGCGGCAGGATAATTTGGAGATGCATTTAAAAATTTAGATAATAATTTTTGATTTTTACCATTGGTTTCCATCAACATAAAACTAGAACCTCCACTACCTCGAGCTTCAAAATTTAATACTAGCCCTATGTCTTTGGCTAAAGGATGGCATTCTACAAATGCTTGAGCTCCCAATAAACCAAGCTCTTCTGCATCAGAAAAAAGAACAATGATATCATTTTTAGGTTTTATACCTTTATCTAAAAAAGCTCTAACGCCTTCAAGAATGGTAACAATTCCAGATCCAGCATCACTAGCGCCAAGAGAAGAATGTGGGTTTGAATCGTAATGACTTAAAAGTAATAGCGATTTTCCTTCTTGTGTTCCTTCAATTTTAGCAATGATGTTTTCTACGGTAGTACCAGCACGCCATTTGTTATTTACTACAGATTGAATTTGGACTTCAGGGGTAAGACCGATTTTTTTTAATTCATTCACTAAATATTTTTGAACTTCTTTATGTTCTTTAGTACCTACATGATGAGATTTTTTAGAAATGTTTCTAAGATGGTATAAAGCATTGTCTACTAAAAATCCAGATTCTTTAAGGTTTTCTGAGGTTTGTTTTTCTGAAGGAATAATGTCTTTAAAACTCCAATAAACGGTAAAAAGGATAACGAGAATTGAAGCAAATTTGGTGGTTGATTTCATTAAATTTTCTCTTTTGATAAAAGTAGTAAATTAATTCCTATAGTTGTGATAGATGTTAAGTTGTTAAAAATCAGTATATTTAAGTCTAACTAAAAAACTAATCATTATGGGGATAATAAACTTTCAAGGGAAAAGAACAAATCAACCTGAGAAAAAAAGTGAACCAATTTTAGTTTCTGACTACATGAGTAAGAACCTAATAACTTTTAAAGAGAATCAGCCGATAGAAGATGTGATAGATACCTTGATTCAAAATAAAATATCTGGTGGTCCTGTGGTAAATGAAAAGAATGAGTTGATTGGAATTATTTCTGAAGGAGATTGTATGAAACAAATATCTGAAAGTAGGTACTATAATTTACCGATTGATCAAAATAATACCGTTGGAAAAGCAATGATAAAAGAGGTAGAAACTATTGATGGGAATATGAATATTTTTGATGCTGCCAATAAATTTTTAACGTCTAGAAGAAGGAGATTTCCAATTGTAGAAAATGGAAAATTGGTTGGTTTAATTAGTCAAAAGGATGTTTTAAAAGCGGCAATGAAATTAAAAGGAAATACTTGGAAATAACTAATCTTGTTTTACCAATAAATACATTTCATTTTCAAGTTCCAAATAGCCTTGGTCATATACATAAAAGTAGGTGTTACCTGCTTTTGTTGTATATATAGAGGTAATAAACTTGAAGTCAAAACCTTTATCAAACAATTTTCTACGAGTTACTTTGGTTTTACCTAAAGTATTTAATTCTGAAAGAACTTTGTAGTTTTTTCGCAATCTATTGTTCGTATTTCTAATCAGATTTTTACTTTCCTTATTTACTTTGTTATTGAAAGCATTTCTGCAATAATCGGAACAAAACTTTTTGTCTATTCTACCAATTACTTTATCACCACATTCTAGGCATTTTTTATCGCTCATAGTCTGTTTTTTTTAGTTCATACCATTTTGCGTTATGTCCTTCGAAAATAAAGTCGTTGACATATTGCAGACCGATTTTTTGCAAGATTTTATTCGATCCAATATTGTCGGTTTCAGCGGCTCCATAAATGATGTCGTAGTTCATTTCTTTAAAGCCAAAATCTAAACAAGCAAAGGCCGACTCTGAGGCATATCCTTTTCCCCAGAATCTAGGAATTAAACGATAGCCTATATCAATAAACTCAGTAAAGCCATTTAGTTCTTCTCGTTCTCCAGTATTGAATTTTAATCCAGACCAACCTATAAATTCGCCAGAGGCTTTTTCAAAGGCAGCAAATCTTCCAATACCATTTTCTCGGTATTGTTTTTCAAAAAAGGTAATAATGTCTTCTGCTTGTTTATATGTTGTAATAGGGCGGTTTCCAAGATATTTATGAACTTCAGGGTTTGAGTCTAATTCAAAAATTCCTGCTGTATCTTGTTTTTGAAATTCACGTAAAATTAACCGTTCTGTTTCTAGATAAAATGTCATTTGTTTAAGATAGTTAAATATTTAGGCCAGGGACCTGTTGCTTCTTTATATTGTTTAGCCATAGTTCTTGAAACTTGAGCTATATGTCCCAAATCATGCACAACCCAGGCAGCCAATAATTCACTTGCGGTAACCGTTCCAAACTCGGGATGAATACCGGTAAGTTGAAGTTGATTTACTGATAGGTTTAAAGAATGCAAATAACGGATGTTTTCTTTCCGAAGTTTTTTAAACTCTATAAGTAAATCGGTTAAACTTTTTCCTTGAGAGAGCTCAAATTGTGCGAAACGATCAAAAGGAACAAAATGTTTATGATCTTCAAATAAGATGATTTTTAAACGAGGAATCCAATCTGTTTTTTCACCGTGAATTAAGTGCCCCAAAACATCAAAAGGTGACCATGTGTTTTCACCTTCATTGGCATAAATCCATTCATCAGAAAGATTTTCTAATAAATTTATTAATGTATTTGGAGTTTTTTCTAAAACCTCTAAGCCCTTATCAATACTGAATTTCATGAGGTAAATATACTAAAAATATCCGATTACATTCATTTACAAACGAAAACAAATGATTACAAACCAATTATAGCTTGCATGATGTTGGATATTTGCAGTGTCGATTTATTGAAACGGCAATGTCTTAACTGTTTAACGAAAAAATAATAATTATGAATGCACTTAAAAACAGAGTACAGTTAATAGGAAACCTAGGTAACACACCAGAAGTAATCACTTTAGATAGTGGTAAAAAACTAGCTAAATTTTCTTTAGCAACAAACGAGACTTATAAAAATAGTCAGGGACAAAAAGTAACAGATACACAATGGCATTATATTGTTGCTTGGAACAAAACTGCAGAAATTATTGAGCAATATCTACAAAAGGGTAGCGAAGTAATCATTGAAGGAAAACTAACTTCAAGATCATTTGAAGATAGCGAAGGACATAAACGATATGTAACAGAGGTTGTTTGTAATGAATTACTAATGTTAGGAAACAAGTAGAGGGGAGAATTGCTACATCACCGCTAGAAAAGAAATTGAAAAATAAAGAATAAAACGGGCTAAATTGTTTAGCTCGTTTTTTAGTTAAAATAAAAACGTACTAAAACGTTTGTGGTAAGTCCTAATGATAATCGAGTAAACTTATCTACTTCGTTTGCACTTTGATTAATGCGATAATAGTTGTTAATAGCATTTTCACTACCTGTAACATTCCAAACAGCAACTCCAAAATCAGCTCCTACTTCTTCAGAGATTTTATATCGATAGGTAGCGGAAGCATCCATTCTAAAATAGTTTGATAATCTGCTGTTATTTGCATTTCCAAAGTTGATACTATTGTTAACTATTTCTTGGTTTTCTACAGGTTGAGAAGTAGGTTTTCCAGTTTGGTAGTTAATTCCTGCCGAAATTTTGAAAGCCTTGTAAGTATAGGTGTTACCAAGTGTAATTGAATGTGTAAAATCAAAATTACTTGGAAAATTGCGATCTTCTAGATTTTTAAAGGTGTACTTGTTTTTTAAGAAGGAATAACTTAACCAAGTGTTGAGATTTTTAAGTTTTTTTCGTGCTAAAAACTCTGCACCC
The sequence above is a segment of the Tenacibaculum sp. 190130A14a genome. Coding sequences within it:
- a CDS encoding M20/M25/M40 family metallo-hydrolase produces the protein MKSTTKFASILVILFTVYWSFKDIIPSEKQTSENLKESGFLVDNALYHLRNISKKSHHVGTKEHKEVQKYLVNELKKIGLTPEVQIQSVVNNKWRAGTTVENIIAKIEGTQEGKSLLLLSHYDSNPHSSLGASDAGSGIVTILEGVRAFLDKGIKPKNDIIVLFSDAEELGLLGAQAFVECHPLAKDIGLVLNFEARGSGGSSFMLMETNGKNQKLLSKFLNASPNYPAASSLMYSVYKKLPNDTDLTIFRENANINGFNFAFIDDHFDYHTAQDSYDRMNKESLLHQADYLVTTLKYFSEANLNDFHSNEDYIYLNFPFLKLLSYPFSWILPMLVVGFAALVLLILIGLKRGRITLQGMFKGFLPLLASLFIGGGISYLLWKLILVIHPKYNDILHGFTYNGHYYILATVFLSLWITFKIYNHFSKEKTTDLFIAPILLGLLINTLVYQYLQGAGFLIIPIYSSLLILSILIFMDIKKANKSLLFAIIGIPTVYIFSPMVELFPIALGLKILFVASILTILIIVFLLPIFHEQKQKNRLQSITGFATIIVFILAFYHSGFSVDKKFPNSLVYIQNQDSKEAYWGTYNKNLDNYTKQVFDKDYKEGSISFAEGKSKYNTLFNYHKKAKHVELKNSIVTIAKDTIIENLRHIDINILPQRAINKYELVNTTPLSIQKLTANNALVNKGQPFTNKGTLLIYQMGNTDTSLNLSFVLDKNETPNLTLNEISYDLLSNPSLNIQPRTEVMMPMPFVTNDAIISSRKIKL
- the pyk gene encoding pyruvate kinase — its product is MPHNKKTKIVATLGPATNTKEILAEMGAAGVNVFRINFSHADYDVVKERVRQIREINEERGYNVAILADLQGPKLRVGVMEDDVILKDNDTFIFTTEECTGTAEKAYMTYQRFPKDVKVGEKILVDDGKLMFEVVSTDKSKEVITKVLVGGPLKSKKGVNLPNTNISLPALTEKDKKDVVFALEQEVDWIALSFVRTPEDLRMLRDLIKQKSRYRVPVIAKIEKPEAVENIDALIPYCDGLMVARGDLGVEVPMQDVPLIQKSLVQRAKQARLPVIIATQMMETMIENPVPTRAEVNDVANSIMDGADAVMLSGETSVGKHPVKVIKKMTEIIGSVEFSPLIKVPHNPPHIRTNRFITKSVCHHAAQMADDIKAAAISTLTNSGYTAFQISAWRPKSHVIAFTSEKRILGKLNLLWGVRAYFYDRDLSTDDTIDDINEIIREKGFVKSGDFIINLSSMPVEAKGMVNTLRVSSID
- a CDS encoding single-stranded DNA-binding protein, with the translated sequence MNALKNRVQLIGNLGNTPEVITLDSGKKLAKFSLATNETYKNSQGQKVTDTQWHYIVAWNKTAEIIEQYLQKGSEVIIEGKLTSRSFEDSEGHKRYVTEVVCNELLMLGNK
- a CDS encoding CBS domain-containing protein; the protein is MGIINFQGKRTNQPEKKSEPILVSDYMSKNLITFKENQPIEDVIDTLIQNKISGGPVVNEKNELIGIISEGDCMKQISESRYYNLPIDQNNTVGKAMIKEVETIDGNMNIFDAANKFLTSRRRRFPIVENGKLVGLISQKDVLKAAMKLKGNTWK
- a CDS encoding GNAT family N-acetyltransferase; this encodes MTFYLETERLILREFQKQDTAGIFELDSNPEVHKYLGNRPITTYKQAEDIITFFEKQYRENGIGRFAAFEKASGEFIGWSGLKFNTGEREELNGFTEFIDIGYRLIPRFWGKGYASESAFACLDFGFKEMNYDIIYGAAETDNIGSNKILQKIGLQYVNDFIFEGHNAKWYELKKTDYER
- a CDS encoding DinB family protein; translation: MKFSIDKGLEVLEKTPNTLINLLENLSDEWIYANEGENTWSPFDVLGHLIHGEKTDWIPRLKIILFEDHKHFVPFDRFAQFELSQGKSLTDLLIEFKKLRKENIRYLHSLNLSVNQLQLTGIHPEFGTVTASELLAAWVVHDLGHIAQVSRTMAKQYKEATGPWPKYLTILNK